In Elusimicrobiota bacterium, one DNA window encodes the following:
- a CDS encoding FAD-dependent monooxygenase, with protein sequence MSKTALIVGGGPAGAGAALALLGGGFDVELFERRPDFSPRVCGTFLDGEALRHLDALGLGERVRGESVSVPRVVATFPPDRSRSVDLPEAGAALPRPRLEEILIDEIRRRGGRVSMGVRLSRRRRSDPTPGRLRRGRGSDPKPGSGPRALGRRPLFHGTGPGRPRPLRVERGI encoded by the coding sequence ATTTCTAAAACGGCGCTGATCGTCGGCGGCGGACCGGCGGGCGCGGGGGCGGCCTTGGCCCTTTTGGGCGGTGGCTTCGACGTCGAGTTGTTTGAACGCCGACCGGATTTTTCCCCCCGGGTTTGCGGGACCTTCCTGGATGGTGAAGCCCTCCGCCACCTGGACGCCCTCGGCCTGGGAGAACGGGTACGCGGCGAATCCGTCTCCGTCCCCCGCGTCGTGGCGACTTTTCCGCCCGACCGCTCCCGGTCCGTTGATCTTCCGGAGGCCGGCGCCGCCCTGCCCCGTCCTCGCCTGGAAGAAATTCTGATCGATGAAATTCGACGGCGCGGCGGCCGCGTATCGATGGGCGTTCGTCTCTCCCGGAGACGGCGCTCGGACCCTACGCCTGGAAGGCTCCGCCGTGGGCGCGGGTCCGACCCGAAACCGGGAAGCGGACCTCGTGCTTTGGGCCGACGGCCGCTTTTCCACGGGACCGGCCCCGGGCGGCCCCGGCCACTACGGGTGGAACGCGGAATTTGA
- the trxB gene encoding thioredoxin-disulfide reductase — protein sequence METRPLIIIGSGPAGFTAALYASRAGLKPLVLGGLFKGGQPGGQLMTTTDVENFPGFPDGVEGPELMKRMRQQAQRFGAEVLDKDVESVDFSVRPFKIATDEAEYLAKAVILSTGATAKRLHNAAESKFWNRGISACATCDGALPLFRNKPIVVIGGGDTAMEEALYLTRFGSEVVVLHRREEFRASRVMLERAKKNPKIKFKVPYGLEDTHGEKTLEQLKVKNLNTGAVETLAAAGLFLAIGHEPNTALFKDRIKLDDVGYILTDGHARTNVEGVFAAGDCVDHVYRQAITAAGQGCMAAIQAERWLAAQE from the coding sequence ATGGAAACACGTCCCCTGATCATCATCGGCTCCGGCCCCGCGGGTTTCACCGCGGCGCTTTACGCGTCCCGGGCCGGTTTAAAGCCCCTCGTCCTGGGCGGCCTCTTTAAAGGCGGCCAGCCCGGCGGCCAGCTCATGACCACCACCGACGTGGAGAATTTCCCCGGCTTCCCCGACGGGGTCGAAGGCCCGGAACTGATGAAACGGATGCGCCAGCAGGCCCAACGCTTCGGCGCCGAGGTGTTGGACAAGGACGTGGAATCCGTGGATTTTTCCGTCCGCCCCTTCAAAATCGCCACCGACGAAGCCGAATACCTCGCCAAAGCGGTCATTCTCTCGACCGGCGCCACCGCCAAGCGGCTCCACAACGCGGCCGAATCCAAATTCTGGAACCGCGGCATCTCCGCCTGCGCCACCTGCGACGGCGCCCTGCCCCTTTTCCGCAACAAACCCATCGTCGTGATCGGCGGCGGGGACACCGCCATGGAAGAAGCGCTGTACCTCACCCGCTTCGGCTCCGAAGTCGTGGTCCTCCATCGACGGGAAGAATTCCGGGCCTCCCGGGTCATGCTGGAGCGGGCCAAGAAGAACCCCAAAATTAAATTCAAAGTGCCCTACGGCCTGGAAGACACGCACGGTGAAAAGACCCTGGAACAGCTCAAGGTCAAAAACCTCAATACCGGCGCCGTGGAAACGCTGGCGGCGGCGGGCCTCTTTTTGGCCATCGGCCACGAACCGAACACCGCGCTTTTCAAAGACCGAATCAAGTTAGACGACGTGGGGTACATCCTGACCGACGGCCACGCCCGCACCAACGTCGAAGGCGTGTTCGCCGCCGGTGACTGCGTGGACCACGTCTACCGCCAAGCCATCACGGCCGCGGGCCAAGGCTGCATGGCCGCCATTCAAGCCGAGCGCTGGCTGGCGGCCCAAGAATAA